A window of Bradyrhizobium diazoefficiens genomic DNA:
GCGCTCAAGGTCGCCGCGGCCCTCGCGGAGTCAGGGCTGGCACCCGGACGGCTCGAGCTCGAGATCACCGAGACCGTCCTGATCCGCGACGACGAGGAGGCGTTGACGATCCTCCAGCAGCTGCGCGAGCTCGGCGTGCGCATCGCACTCGACGATTTCGGCACCGGCTATTCGTCGCTGAGCTATCTGCACCGCTTCCCCTTCGACAAGATCAAGATCGACCGCAGCTTCATCAGCGACATCGGCGAGCCCGAAGACTCCTCCCCGATCGTGCAGGCCGTGGTGCACATGGCCGCCGCGCGCCGCATGGCGACCACCGCCGAAGGCGTCGAGACCGAGGCCCAGCGCGAGGTGCTGCGCCAGCTCGGATGCAGCCAGATGCAGGGCTGGCTGTTCAGCCCGGCGGTGCCGGCGGCGAAATTGAAGCAGTTGCTGGCGAATCAGGCCGCGGCCTAGCGAACGCGATTATTTCGAGACGCGGACGAACACGGCGTCGGCTTCGACAGGTCCGCCAGGCTGCATTCGTTCGCCCGTCACGCGGGCGAGAGCACGTTGCACGGCAATCCAGCTCAGAAGCGCGATCGTCAAGCCGGCGATGACATCGCAAAAATAGTGGCCTCCGTCCACCGGCGTTGCCGCGATCATCGCGACATTGAGCAGGGCGAAGGCGATGCCCACATATCTGACCGGCCAAAGAGCCAACAGGAAGAGCAGTCCAAGCGCGGCATGCAGGCTGGGGAAGCTGATGATTCCGTCGGCGCCCTCCGCGACCAGCTGACGCAAGGTTCCGTCGCGCAATCCAAGGAATACCGGAAGAGCAAGATCCCGGGTGACCGGCACGATTGCCGGAGAGTCGACCGAAGACAGGTGCAGATAGCCCCAGACACCCTGGGCCGGCATCAGGGTCGACACACCGATGGTCAGAAAGGTCGTCAGCACGAAGCTCAGCATGAAGACGCGCAATCGCAGCGCATGCCCCGCCGCCGCCAAGACGAGGATAATGGCGGTCGTTTGCAGGGCAAAACTCCCATAGGCAAGCGCCAGGATTCGATGCAGAAGCGGCGCAGCATTCATTGCACCGAGCCACGACATCCAGTCGAAGCCGAGACGCCGATCCAGCGCGGCGAGCTCGCTGTCCCAGAGAGGGAATGCCGCGCTCGCCGCGACATAGGACAGAGGAGCTGCTACCGCCGCAAATGCAATGAGCTGGGCCGCTCCGGCCAATGCGCTGGCGAGAGCCTCATCCTTTCTGACGGTCGTGTAGAACCGGCTCATCGATATGAGCAAGACGGTGACGAGGGCCGGCTTCCAGAATGAAATCCATTCGATCCGGAAAGGTCCCAGCATCGCCACCGTCAACACGACGGCGGCCGTGGCCCCAACCGCGATCCAGACGATGCGATCGGCGTGCTTCGACCGATCAGGCTCCAGGGATCGGGTCATGGACGGCGATCGACCAATGCGGTGGACAGAACGACGGGCGGAATGACACGGGACATCGCAACCTCTCGTTGGGGAAGCTGTATCGGATGAAGATTAAGAGAATCGTTCCCGGGAATGTTTAATTGCCTGCAGTGGGCAGTGCCGGCGGACAACGGAACCATCGGCCGAAAAATTAGGATCAAACCTCGGACTTCGCGGTTATCGCCTCGCTGAGACGGTCGGGAACTCCGGCCGGCGGGCATCGGCCAACATTGCATCACGCGCATCGCAGGCGGCTTGTCGCCTGGTGCCGTTGGCGCGCGTGCAGGAAAGCGAGCGACGCAACATGGCGAGCGTGCCTTTCAGGATGATCCCTCTCATCGCAGTGACGGCCATGATCGGGCTGACCGCGCAGGCCCGCGACGACGGCCGCTATGCAAACTCTCCTCTCAAGGGCTGGTTTGAGAGCCTGCGCAGCAAGGGCGGCGGCCTCTGTTGTGCCGATGCCGACGGCACGGTGCTCGCTGATGTCGACTGGGACACGCGGAACGGACATTACCGGGTACGACTCCTCGGCAATTGGATCGAGGTGCCTGACAACACCGTCATCACCGAGCCCAACCGCGCAGGGCGCACCATGGTCTGGCCCTATTACGTCAACGGCCGCCCCATGATCCGCTGCTTCATGCCTGGCACCATGACTTGAGCCGAAACGATGGCCGCAGTCTGGGCGCTCACATTGGCCGTCTTGCCGCCCGCACTTCGGCGAACTCGGCGTCGGGGTGGCTGACGATGGTGGCAAACATGATGCCGCTGATGATCAGCGACCAGGCGGTGTCCCAATAGATCCAAAACACGAGCCAGCCTCCATTTCGATCGCCGTCCACGGGACCGGAAACACGACCAGCCGAGGCTGCTGTTCCCGAGGCAACTAAGCGCGCCGCTATCTTGATTTGGTCGGCGGCGACGCTCGATCGGTTTGGCGGGTGTGGCGCTTTGCCACGACGTCCTCATCGCGCTCGCCCTCGTGCGAGCGCGGCGGCGACTTGGGCTGGCCGGCCTGACCGCCATGCTTGCCACCCATGTCGGGCTTGCCTTCGAGATCGTTTTCACGGGGCATGCCGGTTCAATGCGCTGCCGCGGCGTTGGTTCACATTGCGCCGGCCGTTTTCGCCTGTGAACGAGTTCATAGGATTGCCGCGGTTTGCAGTGCACGATGCCGGGTGCCCGGCACATTCATGACACCGACGGATTCGGCCTGATGCGGAAGCGGCTCATCGCCTGGACCATCCTGACCTCCGCGCTGGTTGCGGTGGCCGTCTGGACCGTGGTCGGACCACCCGCCCATCGGTCCAGCCCGCATCTGCCCTCCCGGACAGCGGCGGTGCGGTAGCCCTCCGGCGATCAATACGATTTCGGCATCGATCAATCCCAACTGGAATTTGGTGCGGCGGCGTGCCGCCCGCTATCCTCCCCGGCAAAACGACGATGCCGCGATCCGGCCTTCAGGAGGAGCCCATGTTGAGACCTACCCGACGCATAGCATCGACAGCGCCACTTGCTGCGATCGCCACCACCCTGTTCGCAGCCCTCACTCTCATCTCTGGAGTCCGCGCCGGCATGGCCGAGACCTTCGCCTATGTCGGCAACGCCGACAGCAACGACATCAGCGTGTTCAAGATGACCGAGCGCGGCGAGATGACGCCGGTGCAGACGGCCGCCTTCAAGGGTGTCGACAAGCCCGGCTCCTCGACGCCGCTCGCGATCACGCCCGACCACCGTGTGCTGATTGCCGGAATCCGCTCGCAGCCGTACCTCGCCGTGAGCTTTGCGATCGATCCCAAGACGGGCCAGCTCAGCCATATCGGCAACGGGCCGCTCGCCGACAGCATGGCCAATATCGCCGTCGGCCGTACCGGCAAGTTCCTGTTCAGCGCCTCCTATGGCGGCAACAAGGTCGCGCTCAACCGGCTTCTCGCAAACGGCGTCGTCGGCGAGCCGAAGCAGGTGATCCCGACCGGATTGAACGCTCACGCCTTCCTGCCCTCGCCCGACAATCGCTTCGCGTTCGCGACCAATCTCGGCTCCGACCAGGTGCTGGCCTTTGCGTTCGATGCCACGACCGGCACGCTGACGCCGAGCGATCCGCCGGCCCACAAGGTGCCGGAGAAATCGGGGCCGCGGCACTTCGTGTTCCACCCCAACGGCAAGTTCGTCTATCTCGTCCACGAGCTGAACGGCGACGTTGCCGCGTTCACCTATGAGGCCAAGAGCGGCGCCTGGAACGAGATCCAGCGCACCACCGTGCTGCCGGAAGGATTTAGCGGAAAACCCTGGGCGGCCGACATCCACATCACTCCCGACGGTCGCTTCCTCTACGCCTCCGAGCGCACCACCAACACGCTCGCCGCCTACAAGGTCGACGCGGCCAGCGGCAAGCTGACCACGATCGGCAGCGTGCCGACCGAAAAGCAGCCGCGCGGCTTCCAGATCGATCCCTCCGGCCGCTACCTCGCCGCGGTCGGCGAGCTCTCCGACAGCATGACGGTCTATGCGATCGACCAGAGCAGCGGCGCGCTGGCCAAGCTGAAATCCTACCCCACCGGCAAGAAGCCGAACTGGGTGGAGTTCCTGAACCTGCCGTGAAGGCGGGGACATGGGCGGCCGGCCTACGTAAACATCCGTAATTTCGCAAGGCCCGCCTTGCCGCCATATCATCGGGCATGGACCCGACCGCACTTGGGGTGGCGCCGACCACGGCGCCCGCCCGGGAAGGCGCGAACCTGTTCTCCAATCCCGCGACCAATCAAAGACTTGTAATCGAAGATTTGCCGCGACGGCCTGCGGCGGCATCCTTTTTGAGGACACCGCTGCCGTAGTCCGCGCGGCTGTCATCTGCTATCGATTGCAGGCATAGCCCCCGTGGAATTTCCGATGCATCATTTGCCCCGTGCCGTTGTTCGAAGCCTGTGTCCCGCAGCCGTCGCCGGCCTGCTCGTGCTCGGTCAATATCCGGCCAGGGCTGCCGATGACGGCGCGCCCAAGGGGCCAGCGGTCACGGTGCTGAAAGTCGCAAAATCCTGCTTCTCCGACATCGTCGAAGCCGCCGGCACGATCATCGCGCGGGAGGAAACGTCGGTGCGGCCCGAGCGTCCCGGCCTGAAGGTCGCGGACGTGCTGGCGGAAGCCGGCGAGACCACCACCGCCGGCCAGGTGCTGGCGCGGCTGGCGCTCCCCGAGGGCGGCACGCTGCAGGTCACCGCACCCGTGGCGGGTGTGATCGCGACGTCGACCGCCCAGATCGGCAATTTCGCCTCGCCCAAGGGCGAGGCACTGTTCACGATCGTGGCGCGCAGCGAATACGACCTCGTCGGTCTGGTGGCGACCGCCGATATGCGCAAGCTCGCCGTCAACCAGCCGGCGACGGTGCGGATCGCAGGCGCCGGCGAGATCGACGGCAAGGTGCGCCGCATCGCCCCGACCGTCGAGCCCAACATCCAGCAAGGCATGGTCTATATCGGCATCTCCCCGCAGAAGCGGCTGCTGCTGAAGTCGAGCGGACGTGCGCTGATCAAGACGGGGCAGAGCTGCAACGTCGCGGTGCCCCTGACCGCCGTGCAATATTCCTCCGCCGGCACCGTGGTGCAGGTGATCCGCCGCAACCGCGTCGAGACCAAGCGCGTCGAGATCGGATTGATGTCGGGCGGCAATATCGAGATCCGCGACGGCCTCAACGAAGGCGACGTCGTCGTCGCCCGCGCCGGTGCGCTGCTGCGCGAAGGCGATCCGGTGCGCCCGGTGATGGCCGCGGAAGCAGCGAAGTAGAGATTGAAGAAGCGCGATGCTTCACCCTCCCCTGGAGGGGGAGGGTAAACAAAGCTAGCCGCCGGCTTCGCCGAAATGGACGTCTTCGAGCAGCGAGGAGGAGACGGTCGGGACCTGGTCGCCTTCGCTGGCGCGGGCGATGGCGACGCGCGTCTTGTTGAAGACGCTTTCGGCGCTGCCCCGTGTGTTGAGGTTGTTGAGGAACTCGCTGACCAGCACGCTATGCTCGCCGTTGCCGTCGTCCACGACCTTGCCGGGTGAGGCCGAGGTGAGGATCAGGGCATTGTCGGACGCGCTGATCGGCGCGAGGCCGTGGCTGTAGGCGCGGAAGCGACGCTCGTAAGGGTTACGGCGTGAGGCGTCGACGACCACCAGCCTGGCCTTGGCGCCCTGCTCCTTCATCATGTCGAGCACGCCGTCGATCGAGACGCCCTGACGGCGGACGTCGCGTTCCTTCCAGATCACGGCATCCACCGGCAGCATGTAGCTCTCGCGGCCGGCCTGCACGCCGTAGCCGCCGAAGAACAGCATGACGACAGTGTCGGGCCTGATCCGGGACTTCAGGCGGTTGACAGCGCGGACCATGTCGTCCCTGGTCGCGTCTTCTACCATGTCGACGTCAAAGCCGTCCTTGCGCAGGGACGAGGACAGCGCTCGGGCGTCGTTGATCGACTGCATCAGCGGTGCGCTGGCGTCGGGATAGTGTCCATTGCCGATGACGAGCGCGAGGCGCGAGGTCTGGGCGATCGAGCTCGTGACCTGGTCGGTCGAGACGGCCTTGGCGGCGTCGATCGCGCGTTTGTTGAGGGCAGCATGGGCGCCAATCACCAGCGACACCGTGCCGATCAGTGCTGCGGCGACTGCAATCGTGCGTCGGGACATGCCGAGCTGCCTTACATTCATCTCGCTTCATTCCTGTGCCAAAGACCAGCCAAGCACGCGCACACCGTTTGAGTAGCGCGATAGCGGTTTTAGGTTTGAGGGATTGGCCGGGGATGTGCCCCCGAATTGCGCGCAATTTGCGGCGCCGCACCAAACAAACTCTTAACCGCATATAGGCTGCCGGGCAATAGATTGCCAAGAATCCAACTAACCATCTGAATTTATTAGTTAATCAACCGAATGAATTTCTCCGTTTTCTTGCTCTCCCGCAGCTTTCCGGGGCCTCGGCATGCAACTGCCATGCAAACTTTTCCGTGAGCTTTCCCACATTTGTATTTCCTGCGAATCCGGGTAGCCTTTTCAACAACTTGCAGGGGGTGGTGCGTCGCTGGGGAGCGTGCCGGCCGGCCTCCGGCCAAGGCCCCGCGACCAGGTATTGCATGAGCTTTCATTATTTTGCCGGCGCCGCCTGCCGGGCGCTGCTGGCGCCGAAGGACGGCCCTTCGCTTTACGACGTCTGCGATCCCGTATTGTCGGGCCCGGCCAGCGGCGATCCGCATCTGGCCAAGTTCTACAGGACCGCGCTCGGCAATCCTGCGCTGCGGGTGCTGCTGCGGCGGGCCGGGCTGCCCGAGCTGCGGGATGAGGCCAGGCTGGCGGCGCTGCGCGAGGCGCTGGTTCGCGCCCGCGACGAGGCCGAACCCGACTGGGCGGCAGTCGGCCGGCCGGTCGCCGATCTCGTCGACGGCATCGCGCTCGATCATCCCAAGCCGCCGCCGGCGGTGTTCACCGGCTCCGCGCCACCGCAGGCGCAGATCGACGGCGTGATCCGCGACTGCGCCCAGCATCTGCTCGGCTCGTACCGCCGAAACGGTTTTCTGCCGACCTATGCCGCCTTCAACCTGATCGGCGACCCTGATTTCCGCGGCCGCGAGCTGATCATGGCGCTCACGGGCCTCAACGCCCGCGGCTACAAGAACTCTTCGCTGCTGTTCAACCTCGCCCGCGTCTTCATCGCACGCTCGAAAGCCGCCGCCGTCGTCAATCCGCCCTGGCGAGGGGTCGCCGAGCCGATGTGGGAGCCGGTGCAGATCCGCCACCGCTCGGCCTATTACGACGCGTTCTTCATCGAGGCGTTGCTGAGCTATGGCGAGACCGGGCTCGCCTCATCGGCCGACAAGGTTGCGGCAGAGCGCGCCATCGCCGACATGGTCGATTTCTGTGTCAACATCAGCCGCGAGGAGGTCGAGGGCATCGACGGCGCGCGCTTCAACGTCATCACGGCGCTGGCGCCGGCGCCGCATCCGCGCTTCTCCCGATACTTCGCGCAGATCAAGCAGGACCTCGGCTTCGGCATCTACGTGCCGGATTGCGACACCACGGCCTGCTCGATCTCCGCAGCGACGCAAGCGGGCTGCCTTGATCCGATCATCGACCAGCCGCTGCTCGACTTTTATTCCGGCTACCAGGTGCGCGCCGGTGTCAACGCGTCGCGCGTGACCGTGCCGCTCAACGACAATATCGACTATGAGGGTGGGATCGCGACCTGGATCGACAACCTCAGGGGCGAGCGCCCTTACGGCAACGACCTCGATCCGACGCTCAATCTCGACATTCTCGAGGTGAGCTTTCGCAACCTCGTGCGCTGGAAGATTCTGGAGACGCCATCGCGGCTCGCCACGGTGCATCGCATCATCGGCTTCCAGAAGCGGCTGGCCGCGAGCGGCGCCTTCGCCAATCCGCGCTCGCACATCTATTATCTGCCGGAGCTCTACAGCGCCTATTTCGGCCGCTGCTACGCGGCCTTCCTGGCGCTGCCGCTGGCGGCGCAGGCCGCGATCGATCCCGGCGGCGATTTCGACTTCATCCGCCATCGCGTGCTCTCCTACGTCAAGAGCGAGCTGATGGCCGCGGAGATGAACGTGTTCGACGCCGCACTGGCGCTGATCGCGCTCGGCCATCTCGGCGCCGACCCGCGCGCCTTCGCGCCGGCGTTGAACGTGATCGTCGCAAGCCTCGGCGAAGGCGGCCGCCGCGGTCCGTTCCGCGCCTATGAGTGGAATAAGATGAAGACGCCGACGCGGATCCTGGTGGGCGGCCCGGAGGTGACCTCGGCCTTCGTGCTGATGGGGCTGGCGGTGGCGAAGCGGGCGATGGCGCGGGGGTGACTCCGGTTTCGTCATATCTGCGAGAATTGTGCCCGTGGTTTTCCGGGTCGCGACTCTGCGCGGCAGCGTTTCACGCTGCAGCGCCTCCGGGACACGAAATATCCCATCACAATGACGGGAAGTTGAAAGCTCAACCGTCAGGCATATGCTGGCCGGGAGACCAAAAGCCGACCACAATTGCACCGTCTATCGAGATTTTCATCACACGGACCGGCATGTTGCGAAACTTCCTGATTGCGCTGTCTTTGCTCGCTCTCCCCTCGCTTGCTCACGCGGTTGACATCACGGGCGTGGCAAAGGTCCGCGCCGGTGATGCTGTCGTGATCGGCAACACGCGGATCCGGCTCGGTGGCATCGATGCGCCCGCGGTCGACCAGCTCTGCCTCAACACCAAGGGCGAGCGCTGGACCTGCGGCGTCGCGGCGCGCGATCAGCTCGCCAAACACGCTGAGGGCAAGAGCTGGGCCTGCCACACCCGGGCCATCGACCGGCGCGGCCGCACCGTGGCGCGCTGCCAGGTCGACGGCGAGGACATCCAGAAATGGCTGGTGCGCAGCGGCTGGGCGCTGTCCTACGCCCGCATGTCCCACGATTATGATGCGGACGAAAAGGCCGCGCGTGAGGCGAAGGCCGGAATGTGGCAGGGCGCCTTCATCGCGCCATGGGACTGGCGCGTCCGCAACAAGAAGACCGTCATCCTGGGCGCGACCAAGCCGCCGGCGGGCGCGCATGCGATCCTGCTCGCCTCGGCTTCGGGGCCGGTGGCGCCCTCCCCGGACTGCACCATCAAGGGTAACGTCAACAGCGCCGGCGAATGCATCTATCACCAGCGGACCAGCCGCTGGTACGCCCAGATCAAGATGAAGATCAGCAAGGGCACCCGCTGGTTCTGCTCGGTTGAAGAGGCGGAAGCCGCCGGCTGCCGCGAGACGAAGCGATAACCCAGACCTGCGTTTTGGGCGCTTTTCCAAAGCCCCGGCGCCGCGTAAAATTGCGATTCAGCGACCCACCAGTCCGTTCTCAAGCAACAAGGACCGATAGCAATGACCGTTCGCGCGGGCCGGGAATTTCTGGCCATCCCCGGACCCACCACGATGCCTGACGAGGTGCTGCGGGCGATGCACCGTCCGGCGATCGACATCTATTCCAAGGAGATGCTCGATCTCACCGAGAGCCTGCTCAGCGACATATCGAAGCTGTTTTCGACCAAGGGCAAGTCCTACATCTACATCGCCAACGGTCACGGCGCCTGGGAAGCAGCGCTCAGCAACGTGCTGTCGCGCGGCGACAAGGTGCTGGTGCTGGAGAGCGGCCGCTTCGCGATCGGCTGGGGCAATGCGGCGGCGCTGATGGGCGCCGAGGTCGAGGTGCTCAAGGGCGACTGGCGCCGCGCGGTGCGGCCACACGAGGTCGAGCAGCGCCTGCGCCGGGACAAGGAGCACACCATCAAGGCCGTCGTCGTGGTCCAGGTCGACACCGCCTCAGGCGTGCAGAACGACATCGAGGCGATCGGCAAGGCGATCAAGGCGGCCGGCCATCCCGCGCTATACATGGTCGACACCGTGGCCTCGCTCGGCTGCATGCCGTTCGAGATGGACAAATGGGGCATCGACGTCGCGATGTCCGGCTCGCAGAAGGGCCTGATGACGCCGCCCGGCCTCGGTTTCGTCGCCGCCAATGCGCGTGCGCTCGAGGTGCACAAGAAGGCCAACATGGCGACGCCCTATTGGAGCTGGAGCGAACGCGAGGGCACCGAGAATTATCGCAAATATGCCGGCACCGCGCCGGTGCATCTGTTGTTCGCACTGCGTCAGGCGATCGACATGCTGCACGAGGAAGGCTTGGAGAACGCCTTCCGCCGCCACAGCCTGCTCGGCGAAGCCGCGCGTCGCGCGGTTGCGGCATGGTCGGAAGGCCAGGTGCTCGGCTTCAACGTGGCAGAGGCCAGCGAGCGCTCCAACACGGTGACCACGGTCACCATGAGCAACGGCCACGACCCCGCGGTGCTGCAACGCTATTGCAAGGAGAAGTGCGGCGTCGTGCTCGGCACCGGAATCGGCGACCTCTCCGGCCAGGCTTTTCGCGTTGCCCATATGGGCCACGTCAACGCGCCGATGCTGCTCGGCACGCTCGGGGTGATCGAGATCGGGCTCAACGCGCTGAAGATCCCGCACGGCAAGGGCGGGCTGGAAGCGGCGGCTGCGTATCTCGGGGGAGAGGTGGCGGCGTAAGCGGCGCGACAGACTCCCCTGTCGTCCCTGCGAACGCAGGGACCCATACCGCGTGATATCGCAATAAGGCGCGGCGCCAGTACCGAAGGCTTTTCGCGATACGTCTTCGCCAAACTCCTTCCTGGGGTTATGGGTCCCTGCGTTCGCAGGGACGACAGCTGAGGCTGCGGCAGTCACTTCGGCACATGATACGCTTCGACCTGCGCCTTCAGCTCATCCAGCGACGCAAGCGGCGCCTTCGGATCGACCTGATACTCCCTACTCGCCAGCCACCGCAGCACCTTCGCGTCCACCGCCGGCGAATGGTGGATGACGTCGCCGTAATTGTCGAGATCGTGCGTCACTGCCTTGATGGCGCGGAAATCGTGCAGGCGGGCATTGGGAAGTTGCGTCAATCGCTGCGCGATGCGCGCCGTGAGATCGGTGACGATCTTCAGCGTTTCGGGCGAGGCATCGCGCATGGCGACGAATTGCAGGATCGAATAGGGCGGGAAGTAGATGTCGAAGGTCACCTCGGGGTGGCGGGCGATCAGGCCGATGGCATCCTGCTCGAAATGTCGCACCATGGCCGCGTAACCGTAGCCTTCGCCCAGAAAGCGGCTGCGCACGGGATCGGTGATGTAGGCGAAGGCCGCAAGCGTCTTCTGCGCATTATAGCCACGCGTCACGTCGAAATCCCGCGGCAGCGCATAGATGTCGTCAACGTCGGACAGCGCGAATTTGACGGGCAGGAACGGCGCCGCCCGGGTCAGCGGCCCTCGCAGCGGCGGGACCGACCGCAGCAGCGCGAACAGGGATTCCTTCGCCATCGACGCGCTGAACAGATACGACGCGATGCCCTTGGCCGTCCTGCGATAGAGATCGACGAACAGATAGGGATCTGCTTCGATGTCGGCGGCATCGACGAATATGAAATCGTCCATCTCCCAGATCACGCGCCTTGCACCGCGGTCGATCGCCTGCTCCAGCACAAAGGCTTGCTGGCGCGAATTGGAGCCGGTCATCGACAGCTTGAGCGAATGCACGGCAAGCGCGCGATCGATGTCGCTCTGGCGAAAATGGATCGCGAGCGAGGTGCCCATGAAGGCCGTGTCGAACGACTGGCTTAGGATCAGCCCGGCATTCTGCATGCGCGTGTCGTCGGAATAGAAGGCAGCGAGACGCGAGGGGCGGAACAGTTGCAGGGGATCGACGACGAAGGTCAACGCTGCCGCGCCGAGCACGCATGCGATGCACGCGAGGAGAAGCCGCTTCAAGCTGGTGACGGCGCCCTGCATCAGAACCGGAAATAGATGAATTCGCTGTGGCTCTGGATGCCGAGCAGCCCGAATGCGAGCACCAGCGACGCGCCGTAGAGGATCAGCGGCCGGATGCGCCCCGCCCGCAAGGCCTCGCCGACCCTGCGGTTGCCGTGATCGTATCTCATGATCGCTTGCGTGTTCGGCGCCAGCCACACCAGCATCGCGTAGATCGACACCAGCAGCAGCGCCGCGATCTCGTCACGACCGAAGACGATGTTCGAGGGATCGGCCATGGCGCGGAGCACCCGCAGCGCCCACGCAACGCTCTCGGCGCGAAAGAACACCCAGGCGACGACGACGGCCAGGAAAGTCAGCGCTGCTCCGGCGATGCGAGCCGGGCGCGCGAGAACAGATGGAACGGTCGGCACCAGCGCATTGAAGGCGTGATTGACGCAGAGATAGGCGCCGTGCAGCCCGCCCCACACGACGAACGTCCAGGCCGCACCGTGC
This region includes:
- a CDS encoding phosphatase PAP2 family protein, whose protein sequence is MTRSLEPDRSKHADRIVWIAVGATAAVVLTVAMLGPFRIEWISFWKPALVTVLLISMSRFYTTVRKDEALASALAGAAQLIAFAAVAAPLSYVAASAAFPLWDSELAALDRRLGFDWMSWLGAMNAAPLLHRILALAYGSFALQTTAIILVLAAAGHALRLRVFMLSFVLTTFLTIGVSTLMPAQGVWGYLHLSSVDSPAIVPVTRDLALPVFLGLRDGTLRQLVAEGADGIISFPSLHAALGLLFLLALWPVRYVGIAFALLNVAMIAATPVDGGHYFCDVIAGLTIALLSWIAVQRALARVTGERMQPGGPVEADAVFVRVSK
- a CDS encoding beta-propeller fold lactonase family protein, producing the protein MLRPTRRIASTAPLAAIATTLFAALTLISGVRAGMAETFAYVGNADSNDISVFKMTERGEMTPVQTAAFKGVDKPGSSTPLAITPDHRVLIAGIRSQPYLAVSFAIDPKTGQLSHIGNGPLADSMANIAVGRTGKFLFSASYGGNKVALNRLLANGVVGEPKQVIPTGLNAHAFLPSPDNRFAFATNLGSDQVLAFAFDATTGTLTPSDPPAHKVPEKSGPRHFVFHPNGKFVYLVHELNGDVAAFTYEAKSGAWNEIQRTTVLPEGFSGKPWAADIHITPDGRFLYASERTTNTLAAYKVDAASGKLTTIGSVPTEKQPRGFQIDPSGRYLAAVGELSDSMTVYAIDQSSGALAKLKSYPTGKKPNWVEFLNLP
- a CDS encoding HlyD family efflux transporter periplasmic adaptor subunit, encoding MHHLPRAVVRSLCPAAVAGLLVLGQYPARAADDGAPKGPAVTVLKVAKSCFSDIVEAAGTIIAREETSVRPERPGLKVADVLAEAGETTTAGQVLARLALPEGGTLQVTAPVAGVIATSTAQIGNFASPKGEALFTIVARSEYDLVGLVATADMRKLAVNQPATVRIAGAGEIDGKVRRIAPTVEPNIQQGMVYIGISPQKRLLLKSSGRALIKTGQSCNVAVPLTAVQYSSAGTVVQVIRRNRVETKRVEIGLMSGGNIEIRDGLNEGDVVVARAGALLREGDPVRPVMAAEAAK
- a CDS encoding caspase family protein produces the protein MNVRQLGMSRRTIAVAAALIGTVSLVIGAHAALNKRAIDAAKAVSTDQVTSSIAQTSRLALVIGNGHYPDASAPLMQSINDARALSSSLRKDGFDVDMVEDATRDDMVRAVNRLKSRIRPDTVVMLFFGGYGVQAGRESYMLPVDAVIWKERDVRRQGVSIDGVLDMMKEQGAKARLVVVDASRRNPYERRFRAYSHGLAPISASDNALILTSASPGKVVDDGNGEHSVLVSEFLNNLNTRGSAESVFNKTRVAIARASEGDQVPTVSSSLLEDVHFGEAGG
- a CDS encoding thermonuclease family protein; protein product: MLRNFLIALSLLALPSLAHAVDITGVAKVRAGDAVVIGNTRIRLGGIDAPAVDQLCLNTKGERWTCGVAARDQLAKHAEGKSWACHTRAIDRRGRTVARCQVDGEDIQKWLVRSGWALSYARMSHDYDADEKAAREAKAGMWQGAFIAPWDWRVRNKKTVILGATKPPAGAHAILLASASGPVAPSPDCTIKGNVNSAGECIYHQRTSRWYAQIKMKISKGTRWFCSVEEAEAAGCRETKR
- a CDS encoding aminotransferase class V-fold PLP-dependent enzyme, which codes for MTVRAGREFLAIPGPTTMPDEVLRAMHRPAIDIYSKEMLDLTESLLSDISKLFSTKGKSYIYIANGHGAWEAALSNVLSRGDKVLVLESGRFAIGWGNAAALMGAEVEVLKGDWRRAVRPHEVEQRLRRDKEHTIKAVVVVQVDTASGVQNDIEAIGKAIKAAGHPALYMVDTVASLGCMPFEMDKWGIDVAMSGSQKGLMTPPGLGFVAANARALEVHKKANMATPYWSWSEREGTENYRKYAGTAPVHLLFALRQAIDMLHEEGLENAFRRHSLLGEAARRAVAAWSEGQVLGFNVAEASERSNTVTTVTMSNGHDPAVLQRYCKEKCGVVLGTGIGDLSGQAFRVAHMGHVNAPMLLGTLGVIEIGLNALKIPHGKGGLEAAAAYLGGEVAA